ATTAACAACATAGTTAAAACTTGCAGGCCTGCTGggccagaagaggaagaggaggaaggccaGGGAGAGGCCGAGGGCTCTGGGCAGAGATcacatgtgccaagcactgtctTGGAAGAGGATGGATCGGTGTGTTTGAGCAACCAGTAAGAAGCCGGGTGGCTGTAGCATAGTCacaaagggaggaagggaaataggGCCCAAAAGACAGCGCCCTGGTCCCATGGAGCCTTGAAAACACTGGGAAAACTGAGATCATGTCCTAATGGGATGAGATGAGGGATTTTAGATAGGATGacactgtgtgcatgtgtgtgtgggggggagagagagagagatgatcaaaattatgcatttaaaatacttctgggggaggggggcacctgggtggctcagtggttgagcatctgccttcggcccagggtgtgatcccagggtcctgggatcgagtcccacatcaggctccctgcatggagcctgcttctccctctgcctgtgtctctgcctctctctgtgtctctcacaaataaataaataaaatcttaagaaaaataaaatacctcttGGGATGTGGCGTGGAGAATTCATCGGAGGGAGAAACTCGTGGATAAAGAGAAGCACTGAGGAGCTCAGTGGAGAGAGAGTCTGGAGCATTTGGGGAAGAGTAGGGGTCGGGGTGCAGCACAGCAGGTGTCAAGGAGGACTTCGAGGCTGTGCAGGAGCAAACTGGGAGGGGGGTGCTGCATTAGAAGGAGAATATAAGAAATTCTGCAAAGGCTGCTGGCTGCATGCTCAGGGGACTTGGAATCGGTTCCCTTTGAGACTCAGTGCTCTTGAAGTGCCTTTAATGAGGTAGCTTCCTAGAGACGTGAGGGGCTGGTGCTGGGAGAGGGCTCTGTGCCCCTGACACTCCACAGTGAGCAGCATGTGGGTGGTGGTTGAAGGCATGGGGTCTGCTGGAATTTCCTGGGGCAAAGTGGGTAAGTCTCAGCTTAGACCAGAACAAGCCAGGTATTTCAAGGTAGTTAGCTGTGTAGACTGACAAGGAAGAGCTGCTGGATCCAGAAGCTGGCCAGAGGACATGGTGGGCACAGAGTGTCCCCATTGCCGAGGAGAAGAGCATCCTTTTGCTGTACTATGTATACGTTGCGTGTGCGTGTATTTGTATGTGTCTGAATCACTTCATTAAAAACTAGTGCTgagctttcaataaatatttactgaattctatgaaaaaagaatagagagatcAAGTCAGCGGAATGCTACTGAAGATCATTGGAGAAGGGACAGCGGGAAGTAGATGGAGAGGCCCAGCCAGGCCTGGTCCTCGTCAGGGAAGAAGAGGCATGGAGAGCCACCAGGGCAGGCCAGGACGAGGGGCTTCCCCACTGATGTGCCACGCCAGGTGGTGGTCTGAACGTGCCCTGCTGCTGGTGTGAGCGGCTGCCCTTGCGAGTGCCCTCGCCTACAGTGGGAAAGCTGTGGCCCGGAGACGTAGGATGACCATGTCAGGGGCGAGTTTGACTCAGGAAAGGCTGGATGGGTCTGCTTGTGAAGCCCATGCTGTTGCCACCATCCCGGCTTGTACAGACAGGAGTCCAGGTCCCCCAGAGGCACCCCAGACAGCACAGGGCTGAGTCAACTCCAGGTTATAGGGTCATGAAGAATAAAAGGCTTTCCTCTCTCTGCAGGTTCTGGCGAGTTGAGTGGCAACTGGGGGCTGCTGGACCAGCTGGCGGCTCTGACCTGGGTGCAGACCCACATCGGAGTGTTCGGTGGGGACCCTCGGCGCGTGACCCTGGCAGCAGACCGTGGCGGAGCTGATGTGGCCAGCATCCACCTTCTAACCACCAGGGCTGCTGACTCCAGACTGTTCCGGAGAGCCATACTGATGGTGAGTCACCTGTTCAGTCTCAGCCTCTTTTTAGACACTGAGGAGGTGAGGGCACCTCACTTACCTCTTGAGACCAGTTGGCTTTGATCGCTTGGTTTCTTTTATCCTATGTTCTGAGGCTGTGTCTTGCTCATGGCCATGTTTCCATGTACGTGTGATTCCAGGATGCTGAGGGCCTCCCCGACGACTGTCCATCATTCTAAAGTGACAAATATTCGAGGTTGGGAAGTGTTTCTGTTTTGGGAGATTGCCCTGCTAGGGTTTAGTGGGCTGAACTCTTGAAGGCCTCTCTTGTCAATAGACAAACCCAAGGGAATGGAGTGTAGGATGAGGAGCTTTCTGGCGGAAGGTAAGCTAATGATGAGGGCATAGTTTAGCCAACACGATGCCAGCTGCACCTGACATTCCTGCCTGCaacaggagagaaagaacaagagaactCTCGTCTGCTTTCCAGTGTTGCTTCCCTGACCTTCTGGGGGTTTGAACTTAAAATCTTCCCTTATGTCATCTGGTTTCTTCAACAGCCTGTGCTCCGTCTCCTGGGTGCCATTCAGTTCTGGTGGCATTTCTTCATGGAGCACTATTGGGTGATTCATTCCTCTCTCTGACCCCTTCCACCTCattgctgtttcctttgcctgaggtgggaggggagacaggGGACCCCAGAGCTTACCCACGTGGCTGATCAAGCAGTGGCGGGAAGCTGAGTCAGCAGCCACAGGGTGAGTCACGGAGTTCCCAAGGCTTGGTCAACTGAGTCACTGACTGTTGAATGAAGGCAAAGAATAGAACTCAGCACCCACAAGTCTCCTGGATGATCTGAACTTCCTgctagatgatgatgatggtgatgatgatggtgatgatggtgatgatgatggtgatgatgatgatggcggTGATATCatactgatgatgatgatatagTGATTTTGATCATGACAGTAACTGTTATGGAAGAAATAATCTGTTGATCACAGCATAAGCTCTGATGGTTATTGTCATTGATTAGCTTCTAATTTTATGGTGGCTAGTTTGTGCCAGATGCCATGGTATGTGCTGGAAATGTCGTGCTAAATAATTTATGGCCCAGTTCATGGTGAACTTGTAGTTTACTGAGGGGCAAAGGAGAAACACTTCCAGCAGATATTTAAAAGAGGGTCTTAGGGCAGCTCAGAGAAAAGCCCCCAGCTAAGCACAAGGGAAGAGGGAGTGTCCAGGAACACTTCCCAGGAGAAGGCACATCTGAGCGAAATGCCGCAGACTGTGTAGGCATTTAACTGCGGGCAGAGTTCTGGCACTAAGGGACAGCTTGGCTCCTCCCTGACGTCTGCCATCCTACGACACGGTGGGGGACAGGATCTTCATGGTAGCAGTCATGAAGGGTAGGAGACAGAGAGTGGCCGGCCTGCACCGAGCACCTTGGCTTTCAACCTCAGTGATGGGAGCCATTGAAGAGTTATATCTGGTTTGGCTTGGTTTCCCATTTTAAccgtttttaagtgtacagttcggtggcattaagcacattcacaaaGTGGTGCAATCATCACCGCTAAtcatttccagaactttccatcatcccaaacagaaactctgtcccTATTACACAATAACTCCCCATCTCCCCTGCTCCCCAACTCCTGAGAACCTCTGTTCTACCTCTGTCTCTGAATTTacctattctaggtacctcacaGCAGTGGAGTCATGCACAAcatgcgtatgtgtgtgtgtgtgtgtatgtgtgtgtgtgtgtctggtttattccacttagcataatgtcttcataAAGGCTAATCCATAGTGTAGCTTAAATCAGAATTTCCATCCTCTTTCCATTGCACTCATAGACCACGTTTTGTTCatacattcatctgttgacacTGGGGTTATTTCTGCcttattgtgaatagtgctgcagtgaacattggTGTGTCATCCGAGGGGTTTTAGGCAAGTAAGGAACTGGCTTCCCCTCAGGAAGACTTGTCTTAAAGCTGAGCTGAGGATGCATTTAAGAGGGACAATACTGGAACCAGAGAAAGCAATGATGAGACTATGAAGTAgccaaattaaggaaaaaatagagcGCCGTCAAGACCAATGCCATGGACCCGCTAGCAATTCTCAGGTCATATCACCACATTCCAGCATTGTCCAGCCTTCCTGGGATCCGAACCCTCGACTGCCAGGAGGAGGGTAGGAGTGACAATGTTGGGCAGATATGATGCTGAGACCACATTGTCACCATTCCCAACAGGAAGCAGTATCACCTGTCACTCTGCCTCCCTCCGTCTGCCATAGGAGCCGTCCAGTGTTCCTTGAAGGGTCCGTGCTCTATTCTGCTTCATACAGGAAGTTCCCTCTGTGTGGAACACTTTTATCCTGTCTTCCTCTTTGCCTTCTCTATTTGTCCTTCAAGGAATCCTTCTAGACTTTTTAGCCCAGAACCAGACCTCTTTATACAGTTTATGCTGCCTATACTTCTCTGCACAGAATTTACCACGATTTCCTACCTGTAAATAATTATTCccggagcccctgggtggctcagtggttgagcatctgcctttggctcaggtcgtgatcctaggggtcctgggattgagtcccacatcagcctccccacagagatcctgcttctccctctgcctctatctctgcctctctctgtgtgtctctcatgaataaataaaatcttaaaaaaaaatattcccactGCCAAGTCTCTCCCTCATAAGACTGTGAGCTCTGGAAGAGCAGGGGGCCGCTGTGCCTTGCTGTCATAGGGCCACAAGCACCCAACACAGCTGTCCTGGAACAGATGCTCCATGGTGCATGTCCAGGTAGTGAATGAACAGAGGAATGGGGGGATATACCCAGGGCCCCACAGGCTGgtcccttccctctctttcttttgtttcttgtccGTTGTTGCAGATATTCTTCAATCTCTCCCTCTGCGGTGGGACCATCTCAGTGGCAGGAGGTCTGAGCCCAAACATCTTTCAATTCTTGGTATTGAAAACAGAACTTCCCCACTTTGAGTTGCTCCTGAAGGGATTTCCCCAGAGGCCTCTTAGAGACGAGATACTCAGTGGGACCTGGAAGACACCAAAAAAATGCCTTCCAGTAGGCCCAGAAGGCAGAgttctgtttttgaaaattctGGAGACTTTAGGTGTTTGGGGAATTTCAAAAACTAATCTGTTTTAGCAAATGGtagtgtatttaaaaataaactctccaTCTGGTTTAGTCATTTAGAAGCAGCTTTTACAACTGCTCCCAGCAGTCTTTGGGATGCATGTGAAATTATTTGGTATTTGGAATCGAGAGAACGAAAATACTTCAATACATTAGCAGTTCTTAAACATGTTCTTTACCAACAGATGTTTGGGGGAATGGATGTGACTTGGTGATATATTCTTGGATAAAATCTTAAGTCTTTCTGCAAATCTTGAGGCCAGAGCTGTTGAAACACCCGGCAAGACAGGCTCCTGGGATAATTAATAACTCTGTTTAGCATATTTGGGGCCACAAGGCACTTCCAATATATTATCTCATAGATTGCTCTTATTGATTGGCATGGGGGTCTTTATATTATTTGCAATCTGGAGACAGGAAgtctgaggcttagagaggtctAGTGACTTGAGAAAGAACACACAGAAAAGGAGGAGCCACATTCAGAGCTGAAACTTAAAGCCACGTCCTGTGTTTTCCCCACCCTATGAAGCAGCTTCTCCTGGGAACTCTTCCAGGATCTTAAGGTCTAAGAGAAAGAGCCCAGGCCTAGGATCCAGGCAAGCCTGGCCTAAGATCCTGCCCTTGGGCAAAAACCCTTCACTTTTGCATTCTTCAGGGATAAAATCAGTATGGTTAGTTCTGTCTCCCAGGGGCTCAAGAAGTTGTCATCATATGAGGTTTGTAGAGGGTCCCGGGCACCACAGGAACTCAAGAAACCCAGGTTCCCCCTTGCCTTGCAAAGTTAGGGCAAATCCAAACCAAAGCAGGTCTGGGGAATTTGCACCTGTTCCTGGGACTCGGgttgaagaaggaagaggaggtgaCATGTTACAAACATGCCCTTTGTGGCTCTGATGCCCTGGCCAGTTTTAAGAAAGACAAGAGGAGGCCGTGTCCTCCACAGCATGATTCACAGGACCCAGAAGAGATTTCCATTGCGCTCCTACACCAGTGCCCCAATTCTGCATTCCTCAGAGGGAGCGCCAAGCCTCATGAGTTGGACACAGGCTGCATTTTCCCGTGCCCTTTCCTGCTCCATTCCTGCAGGAACCCTGGACTCCAGGCTCACTAGTATCAACATTCCTAGAAAATGCCATGCCTTCTCCCTTTTCGTAAGCTGTGCTGTGGTCAGCATGTCCACTTCTCCACCTGGACGTGGCTTGGCTGAAACAGGCCCCTCTAAGCCTTCCAGAACAGAATCATTCTTACCTTGAAGAGACTTCTATTTGGCAATTTTTAGGAATCCTGCCTCGTCTTACATACTTGTTGTTTTTCTAATGTATCTGATTCCAATTCTGCTAAACTGAGAGCGTGGCAGGTCAGGTGAGCTTTTTGTCTTCACGTTTCCTTAATGCTTAGCACAGcccggaggggggtgggggggaaggaggTACCAAAGGCCATGCTGAGTTCCATTAAATTAGCAGAGGGGCTCGAGCACTGTTTTATCCTGTTTCCATGCAAACCTCATAGCTCGAGcactttcttctctgtttctcttcagAATTGATTGAGCTATTCGTGGGCTCCAATGTGCTCAGtctatattttaagataaatgtactgattttctttaaatagtcCTAAGGGAATTGAGTATATTTTCATGGGGTTTTtcaattaatttcaaaaaaaaatatctgtttttgTGATGTGAAATCTCACATCCATGAATCTGGTTGACACCATAACCACAAATGGGATTTTTGTCTTCTCAAGTCTTTTCATAGAGTTTTGAACTTCCCTCCACAGAAGTTTTGTGAAATCACTGTAGGCAAGTCTCTACCCGTGTCCTAGTTCGGTTGGCATTACGAACAACAtcgtattttttttattgtactttCCAGCTGGTCAGTACTGGCATAGGGGAATAAAGTCAACTCCAGATTTGCTTAGCACTTCCAATACTTGGTCTATTGGCCCTCCTGGATTTTCTATGACGTTAATTCATTATCTGTAAATTTCGGCAGGTTGATTTCTGTACCCTTTGGACAAAAATACACAGCTGCTCTAGCAAAAAGATCCAACACTTGAGGAGTgttaataatatgtttttttcttctttctgttctctttaaTCATAATGTTTCCCAAGATATCTCATGATCTCTTGAGGCATGGGTTTTTTCTAGGTGTTTCCCTGCCATATGAGGGCCTGGATCCCATCTGTAGGGCTGAGTCTGGGCAGCTGGGACAGCAGGGAGGGGATAGGGGAGGGGGGGTCAGCCTTGCTgactgagggagggaaggatacCCTCCCCCCAGAGATCTCCTTCTATACAACACTACAGCTCATTgacctttcttctcctttgacATGGTCATTCTCGCTCCTGTGTTTCTTCATCATATCAGTCTTACTATTTAAACAATGCCTTGCTTTCTGAATGAATcttctttattactattttttttaagttcttatttcatctttgtttacctttgtcatcttttcctttctcctcatttCCTTGACCATCAGTTGTTCTTTAAGCTTCTTGAGTTGAAATCTGAGCTCGTTACgtgttgttctttgttttctggtCAATGGGTTTCTAGCAATAATGTCCCTCTTGCTATTATATCAGCCTGCCCTGGACATTTGGAGAAGTAGCAATGTGTCCTATATttctatgtctttatttcttGTATTATGCTCTTCTTAACCACAGgagatgtatcttttttttcctttatttttttttcttcctttaaaagcattttaaccCATTCTTTTGCAAGttgacttctaattttatttcattattatcatGGAGCATGACTTGGAGAAGGCTGACTCTGAAATTTATTAGGACATCCTCTGTAACCTAATATATTCTTCACTGGTTGGCAAACAAGTTATATAGTATTATAGAAACCCtctatctacctatttatctTTGCTTGATCTCTCCATTTCTGAGAATTGTGTGTTTAAGTCTCCAAATAAAAtgatccatttatctatttttccctttaacaGTTGCTTAATATCTTTTGAAACTGTATTGTTAGATTAAGACAGGTTCGGTAATTATATCTTCTTAATGTCTTGCTCCTTTTGTAACATCTCTCTTTGCCCTTAGACAGCTTATTCTTGCCTTAAATTCCACTTTGTCTCAAAATTCAATGCCTTTCCTTTGTTAATTTTTGCACAAAAATCTTTCCATccctttattttgaaattctgcATTCTTAGGCCTCAGAGTTTGCAAATTTTCACTATGTGTCAAATAGGTAATACAACACCAGAATTTGAAAAGTCTGTTCTCTTTATAGCAACTACCATGCTCTCTAAAACATGTGGATTAAATTATAGCATTTCCCTGATTTGATCCTTCCCTTGGTTGTGTCTTTTTCCTAGAATAGGCCTGAAATCCCTATACTCCCATCCAGAACCCCATGGGAACtgcctccctgcaggcagccctcTGCCCCTTGCTTCAGCTCACTCAgcctagccacccaggctctTCTTTCTCAGATAGCCTTGTCCGTGCCCACAGGAATTGCCTCGCTTAACTCTACTGACTCTGGTTTTCCTCCTAGATATTTGCCTGGCTGTTGGCTGTTCATCTTTCAGGCCTCAGCTAGAATGGGAGCTCAAATGTATCCACTGGAAGGGAGGCCTTTCCTAAGCAAGCATCCAGTTAAATGATTCTTTGCCCTGTCATGCTCAGGTCTAGCAGCCTGTGCCACTTTCTGTGCTACATCCCCCACCGTCACAaagtttcttgtttatttatgatCTCAAGCTCTGTGATATCAGAGGCCTCATCTGGTTTTCACTGCTACAGTCCTAGGGCCTGGATCGAAGTCTAGTATgtaatttgtcaaaaaaaaaaaaaaaaaaaaaaaacatgagtagaaataaattcttggaaaaacagaaagcagaggTATCACAAGTGATCGGCAGAAGTCATCCAGGTGAGGTAGGATGTTCATAGCAATCATTAAGAAGTTGTTCTCTCCCCTGACCCCCCAGCCCCATGTCCATCTTCAAGTTTCATAAGACACCCTCCAAATTCACAAAAGTCAGTTTTCTTAAGGCTGCACTCCAAGGAAAAGCTgggctgctaaaaaaaaaaaaaaaaaagctgggctGCTAACCAGTGCAGTTCTTCTTGATGTTCCTTGCTCTCATCTCTCTCCAGGGCCAGCTTTGTCTGAAAATTCAAATGCCAAAAAAGCTTCTGAAtgagccacccacccacctcACCCAAAAAGCTCTCCCCGAATTCCAAGggttaaatatttattagctatattttaatcagaaataaatacatgatttAGCAAAGGGTAATGCTTCCCACTTAGAAATACCTCTGAGTGCTCCCCAAAAGTTCCCAGCACACTAGTTACAACGGAAAACAATGCATAAGACATTGTACAAACATCTGGCATTTGCGAGGTTACCCTGCCTTGTGGTGGAAGTCAGCGTCcacagtgttatattcatttcccACACATCGGCTGGTCCCTTGAAACTGCCTTTAGCGATTCTTGGGGAAACTGTAAATGTCTTCTTGTATAAACACACCAGAGTGTGATGATACAGAAAATCACataaatgcatatacacataccACCAGCACAGTGATCTCACATCTACGGAATGCGTGTGGTGAACAGACAGACATCTCATATCAGGCAGTGAGGGGTTCCACAGGCCCCCCCTTTCCCCCTGAATCCTTTTCCAACAGGATAAAATGAGTCATGGGTGCATCTGCAGCCCCCTTCCTAACAAGATCCCGATGGGCAGCCTCAAGATAAATACTTCCCTTTTCTAGAACTTTgccgtgctctctctcacatctCTTAAAATGAGTATGACAGATTTAAAGCCACTCTGACTCCCTTCTTTCCTGGAGCTCAGCAGTTTTCTTCATGTGGCTGCCAGGCCCTTCTTAGAATAAAACATTGATGATACAGAAAAATCACATTAATGAATTAATTCTTTAGACTTAGAATTAATTCTTCAGAATTTAatcaatttgcttttttcttttttttccaaaaaagtcaACCATTCTCACCTACTCAATCCAGCCACACTTAGCCTCTGTGAAGGTCCAGCTGAGACGTGAACTCACGGGCCACCCTTACTGACCCAGTCTCCCTGGAGCCGTGAGCTGATTTCTCCCTTTACACTCCACTTTCACGATAGTTGTTTGtacatttttcttcctgtctATACTGTGATTGCCTTTGCTgatctgtttttccttccttccttccttccttccttccttccttccttccttccttccttccttccttccttccttttctcttctttccttttcttatttttcacctgacatgggacttaacACAGTTACCTATTCCCGCAATCATGAGTGAACAACTGGTGCCTTATTACTGGCAAGAGTCTCAGCATGTCAGAAAGCTCTTTCTGTGCCATGAAGCCATGGCCGGGGACACCAGAAAAGCTTGCAGGGCTCCAGAGCTACCCTCTCATTTTCCCACAAgcagcctccctctctcccctttgcCTTGCCCTCTGCAGCAGCAGGGAGGCTGCCTGATTCCTGCACAGGTGGCTCTGGCACCAGCAGGCCACCAGGATCTCCTGATTCAGGGAAGATAAGGAAGATTAACGTTTAGTGTCACTGAGGTCCCTTCAAAAGAGAGGAGCTGCATACCAAAGGTCTCTTGAGGGGTTGGTGAGAAAAGTTCATTGTGAGGGATCAATTTGCAAACCTAGACCAGCCAGGCCACAGCTTTTCGGCTTATcttctcaggctttttttttttttttttttttttttttgcgaaaTTCTCTCTGATGAGCTCAGAGTGTGACCCTCTGGACAGTTCTTTGGAGAATGATCTTGTGCACTTTCTTGTGAGACAATGTCTTTATCTTTCCCACAAACAcgacaaacatacacacatacacagggcTCTTCTGAAATGTTTCTCCATCATGTCATGATTCAACATTTTGTGATGTCTCACTGCTGATCAGACACCAGAGAGGGGCTCCCTTTGTCATGATGTGGACAGAGAAGATGTGAGTTCATGTCTCCACATGTCTTCTCTTGGATTCTGGAAGATGTGCAGTTCTCCAGGGACCAGGGAACTAGGCTTCTCTGCCAAATCCCGGGTGACAGTTCCAACCTCTGTTAATTTGGGTGCACATGATGGTGTCTGTTCTCAGGCTAGTCTTCAAAATATGGTGGTGATGAGAAGAAGGAGCTCTTCCTCTTGCTCCCGCTGTATATCAAGgacatgcttttcttctttcgATCAAAGGAGGTGTTGTCATCGCTGGTCAGGGACAGGTAGGAAGCGATGCTTTCCCGAAGGCCATAGCTGAAAAGGGACTCATCCACGCCAAGTGGGTTCCCAGCTCCCTCAGGGTCCTCTTGCAGTCTGTTCATGGGAAGAAtgggacagaggaagggagagaagagaggggcaTAGAAAGATAGAGAATAAGAaaatgggagaaggaaaaaaggggggaaaaaaagactggTTAACTTATGGTTCTCTAACTTACGGTTCTAATTCTACTTCTTACATTtatggctgtgtgatcttggagaaatcacttaacctctctgaaccacCATTTATTTGAATGGCTCTAACTTCCACGTGCAAATTTGAACGAATATTTCTTTATGTTATTTACAAGGAAGAACAGCTTTTTTCATCTCCCAGGCAATTTGGATTTCTGATTTTCCTTGAATTTGCCAGTGGAATGTCTGGATGAGTGTTTGATCAAGGTAACTCAACATTTCCTACCTACAGATATCTCTTAACATGCAATGACTGTGAGGCCTGGAGCTGGGTCTGCCTCCCAGGGGACAGGGGGATTCTGTGGGTGTGCATCTGCtcagtgtctctgccccctccagctTTCCATAGGGCTGGCTCTAGCCTGCCTGTCAGGCTCACACATGGGTTTGGGGATCATATGTCCATGCAGGACACGCATACACACATAGATGTCTCACCTGGGCACTCTCTTCCAGTCGAAGGTCTTCTGGCGCAAGGTGACGGGTGAGTCAGGGGCCCTCAACGCCGGGGCAGCTGTGCTCTGAGTGAGGCAGGGTGTGGTCAGCACACAGCAGAGGCCATCGGCCACCTCTAAGGAGGGAAGCAGACGACTGGTCAGTGACTCCGGGCTGCCCTAGCCAGTGTGGGCAGCGGGGCCTGAGGCACCATCCAGTACAGCTCCCCAGTTGttcacatgaggaaactgaggccaagacaGGAAAGAGGCGTGGTAGGATGGAGAGTCACACGTCCAGttgtttaagaaatattaatgTGCCCTGAATACGCACTTTACTTAACCCAACGCAGGTGGAACATTAAGATTAGGATCCAGAATCAACTACCCTTGGGTTTGGATTTCAGCTTCACCCCTGATAGTGAATCCCTTtgaacctctctgaacctcagtttcctggaACAGGCTAACAAGTGGGAACAACTAGCAGAGCACCCTCAGGAGGCCCAGCCTCAAGGGTTTCATGCTCAAGCATGGCTCGGTCAAGTGCGCTGTGATCAACACGGGGTCCAGGTCCTTGGAGCAGCACTTCCTCCCACACAGGCAGCTGAGACAGGTGCAGGAAGACAGGAAGATAGAACACACTCAGaaccaagacaggaaggaagaaggagagagcaggagggcGGGAATACAGGAAGGTAGAAGGagtaaaaacagaacaaaaaaagaaaaaagaaaagacaccagaaataaaggaggaagaagacaaatataaaagcaaacaaGAGAAGGTGGacagatggggaaaaaatgaagaaaaacctcTCTTCTCTAGCCTGGATGCtcacacacaaagagaaggaaaattaaataagCCACTGCCTGCTGCCCCAGCTAGTGTGGACTATCTGAGCTTCCAGAATTGCTCATCTCTCCAGGAGCATTAGATTCTAGATTCCACCTCCCGTGGTTGTGGGAAAGCCTTGGTTCTGGCTGTGCTCAGATGTTCTTACAAGCTGCATGGCCTAGTTCAGGCTGCAGATCCCAGCACAGGGGACGTGACATGGCTGAGGACATGAGACACTGCTGGCTTGCAGCAGGAAGGAACCCCCTGTCCTGGGGCTGATCCATCACCAGGTTTTAGGGAACACATGACACCTCTGGCCACCTCCACCTCCAACCTAATTGATGGAGCTCTGGGTGTTCCTACCAAGGAGCAGAGTGTGGCGGCCAGTAATGCCTTATTTCTTGGTGTCCAATCT
The nucleotide sequence above comes from Canis lupus baileyi chromosome 14, mCanLup2.hap1, whole genome shotgun sequence. Encoded proteins:
- the SLA gene encoding src-like-adapter isoform X6, translating into MGSFMIRESETKKGFYSLSVRHREVKHYRIFRLPNNWYYISPRLTFQCLEDLVNHYSEVADGLCCVLTTPCLTQSTAAPALRAPDSPVTLRQKTFDWKRVPRLQEDPEGAGNPLGVDESLFSYGLRESIASYLSLTSDDNTSFDRKKKSMSLIYSGSKRKSSFFSSPPYFED
- the SLA gene encoding src-like-adapter isoform X5, which codes for MCVARVYHGWLFEGLGRDKAEELLQLPDTKMGSFMIRESETKKGFYSLSVRHREVKHYRIFRLPNNWYYISPRLTFQCLEDLVNHYSEVADGLCCVLTTPCLTQSTAAPALRAPDSPVTLRQKTFDWKRVPRLQEDPEGAGNPLGVDESLFSYGLRESIASYLSLTSDDNTSFDRKKKSMSLIYSGSKRKSSFFSSPPYFED